From the genome of Euwallacea similis isolate ESF13 chromosome 26, ESF131.1, whole genome shotgun sequence:
ATATGCAAAAGGAGTAATGATTGGCAAGTGACGTGACAAAAGAGATGTTAGTTACATATCTACattgtttgaaaataatatggTCAAAACAGAATCAAGAAGGAAACAAAAAGTAAGGAAACCACTACCAGttattaattacaataaatatgtCAGGAATTGACCGACAGGATCAGATGCTGTTATACTATTCATCAGAAAGAAAAACTATTCGTTGGccaaagaaaatgtttatacATGCTATAGGGATGATGCTTTTCAATGCacaacatttatttaaaaaatattctagacAGAAAATGCCTTTATTTGAATTCAGGatgaatgtaataaaaaatttggtgCCGCCAATCACTAACGATATACCTCTGAAAATTCAAGGACACACGTTAGTGAAACGAGATTTAGGCGGAAAGAAACAAATATCCAGAAAAAGATGTCAGTCTTGTAGTAAAAATGGAAAGCGCACGCAAACCATATATGAATGTCAATTATGCCCAGGTACTCCAGGATATTACTTGGAGTGTAGCGATATTATTCACAAATAATTTAGCCAAAAAAGTATCAATTATGATTAAATaggtttgtttttattatattatattatcatttattatcttatatatttattatattttatattatttatttattatatttttattattttattatattattgttattatatacagggtgtccggttTTCGTTGGACAGCGGCTGTATCGCGGTAAGTAGAGCAAGTAGCAACTtcggacaaaaaaatttattactaatgtgACTATGAGAAatctctggaaaatattttcaacttcgtGAAATCGCCGTAAGGGGGCGTAGTAGGGACGGTAGTTCCTTAAAATCGACAAATCTATACTAAGTCACTAATTAAGTagcacattttaattttctatcaataAGATTACAgcattctgaattttttttgtttgacacATAATTTCATAACCCACACAATAAAAGTGGGGGAAGCCGATGAATCATTCTAAGTTCAAACTATCATATCTCTGTTTCTAATTATCCGATTTCAGTGATTCTGTACTTCATTGTGAGGGAATTATAAGCCGATTTAATATCCACATTGACCAAAAATCCATAGTCCAAGACAAAATCGCTAGAGGGCATTCTTTCAGGTAATGgcgattttcttcatttttctttaataaatcaaatggAACTGTACTATTTTCATAAGCCCATCTTATAGAGCTTTAAAAAACCTACATTTTTCCCGAAAGGCGCatttcaatattctttttcgtttttgacttattgataaataactgaaaattttaacttacaaCGAGTTTTCCAATAAACGGTAAGTAGGCTTTGGAGTGAAAccaaatgtttttgttattttgacaaataaatgtcatATTAACTACTTTACTATAGTTAATATTATTGTCGAGTTATTGATTACTGATAATATTCCTAATATTTCTAAGTATTTTGTAATGGCGTTTTCGAATGAAGAAGCTTACGATATGCTGGCTGTGTATTTTCAGTGTTacgaaaatgtggcaattgcAGCAAGAGAATACAGTGTTAAGTATCCACTGAGAAAACATCATtcaagaaaagtttttaaacgaTTGGCTAACCGCCTTAAATTAACTGGAAATGTTCATCCTACTCGACCTGTTACGCAAAAACGCAGAACCCGAAATCAgcaaaatattgttaatattttatcctATATTAATTGTGATCCTAAACGGAGTACCAGAGAAGTAGCACGAGAGTTAAGTgttccaaaaacaataatccaTGAAGTGCTAAAAGAGCATAAATTGCATCCGTATCACATTGTTTTGCATCAACTTTTGAGTGACAAGGATTTTGACAATCGGCTAAACTTTTGCCATTGGTTAGAGAATATGATATGTGATGAAACTGACTTCCTATCAAGAGTACTTTGGTCCGAcgaagcaacatttaaaagtAATGGACAATTAAATCTCCATAATAGTCATTATTGGTCGGAAAAAAATCCTCGTTGGATGCGTGAAGTTGACTATCAATATCGCTGGACTCTAAACGTATGGTATGGAATagttgaaggaaaaattattgggCCGTACTTTTTTGAACAACCTCTAAACGGGGAAAgatatttggtatttttgagCGATTTTTTACCCACTCTTTTAGAGAATGTTACTTTGAGAACGAGGCAAACCATGTGGCTGCAACACGATGGTTGCCCAGTTCATTACGATAGACATGTACGTCGTTTTTTGGATGAGAAATTTCCCTCTCGGTGGATTGGGAGAGGAAGTATTTTTCCATGGCCACCACGGTCTCCTGATCTCACGTGTCtagatttctatttttggGGACGTATAAAAGATCTTGTATATAAGGAGAGTCCTACCACCAAGAACAATATGAAGGTTCGAATAAAAAACGCCATCCTAAGTTTAAGTAAACATGAAATTGAGAGATCTGTAAATTCGACTTTGCCAAGAATTCGACGATGTATTGAATGTGACGGaaaacatttcgaacatttataGCTTTTAACTTTAGAACTAATTTCCTTCTTGTaacttttaaacttaattttttctgaatattgtttttttttttaataaaatgaattaagttatgtgtttgtaaattaaagaatttaataacatttatttgtcaaaataacaaaaacatttggTTTCACTCCAAAGCCTACTTACCGTTTATTGGAAAACTCGttgtaagttaaaattttcagttatttatcaataagtcaaaaacgaaaaagaatattgaaatGCGCCTTTCGGGAAAAATGTAGGTTTTTTAAAGTTCTACAAGATGGGCTTATGAAAATAGTACAGTTccatttgatttattaaagaaaaatgaagaaaatcgcCATTACCTGAAAGAATGCCCTCTAGCGATTTTGTCTTGGACTATGGATTTTTGGTCAATGTGGATATTAAATCGGCTTATAATTCCCTCACAATGAAGTACAGAATCACTGAAATCGGATAATTAGAAACAGAGATATGATAGTTTGAACTTAGAATGATTCATCGGCTTCCCCCACTTTTATTGTGTGGGTTATGAAATTATgtgtcaaacaaaaaaaattcagaatgcTGTAATCTtattgatagaaaattaaaatgtgctACTTAATTAGTGACTTAGTATAGATTTGTCGATTTTAAGGAACTACCGTCCCTACTACGCCCCCTTACGGCGATTTCacgaagttgaaaatattttccagagatTTCTCATAGTcacattagtaataaatttttttgtccgaAGTTGCTACTTGTTCTACTTACCGAGATACAACCGCTGTCCAACGAAAACCGGACATCCTGTAtgtttctaattaattatatttatacagggtgattcattgggaatgggacatgacgaaacccgagataggggacaccaaaatatgacgattgaacgcaacatgccttatatcaatgttgcgcGTTTCGGAgttacaggatgttaaaagttaaaactttattttaaaattccttaataacttttggtgttttcatagcatcaacaccaaaatcggtgtacttaggttttgtaagatgtcaaataaggattttgatctaatttttacgaaatttctagagggcactagttacaacccaccgcttcggtatatttgattatatttttttatgagtgcaactaaagtcaaattttattcaatatattgaaagagcgtctatttttacgcaaaaaaggtattcttgttcaatcccgatatctcttttcgtttacgagatttttacctataagtTAATTCGTGTCGTGCTAtttcaaattctcaaaaacgGAGGTGGCTGTGATTCACTTGCATAGCAATGCATTACTTAGCCATTGTTACTTTAGCTTGTTAAAGTAATTAGATTCTTTTCTTGTCATTTgctctttttaagtaaaaaatagtaatttaaaagtaaaaatgccaAGGCATAATGACTTTTCCTTTAGTGAGATGCGCGAtatgatttgtgtttttgctcaaatgcattttaacGGTCGTGCTGCAGCACgtagttattttgaattatatcccAAACGACAACAACCCAATCacaaattattcagaaaccTGTACAATCGTTTGGGAGAAACAGGCTCTTTTCTCCCTCAAAGCCAAAACAATGATGCTCGAAGGACTATCCCGGATGAAAAGGAAGAGGAAGTTTTAGTacgaattgctgaaaataaaatattaagtacACGCAGGTTAAATGCAACGATGGGAATGAGTCAATCGTTTGTCTggagaattttacataaagaaaaattccatccatatcatttaacacctgttcaaaatttgctcgCTGAAGACTTCTACTCGCTTAAGATTTGCTCGATTTTTGCaagagaaacaaaacaaaaatccaaattttttgaacaaaattttatttactgacgaGGCAACTTTCACACGCCGTGGAATTTTCAACTGGAAAAATAGCCATTTATGGGATTCTGAAAATCCAAATGCTGTACAAGAAACACATTTCTAACACgaatttaagataaacatttggTGTGGTGTAATAGGTGACTTTTTATCGGTCCTTTCGAACTTCCAGCCAATTTTAATAGccttcggtatttaaattttttgcaaggaCAACTTAACGAACTTCTCGAAGATGTTGCATTATATTTACGTCAAAATATGTGGTTCATGCAAGACGGAGCGACTCTACATTTTTCTGTCCAAGTGCGCCAACATTTGAACAATGTTTTTCCACATTGATGGATCGGTCGTGGAAGTGAATTTCCATGGCTTGCGAGAAGTTCAGATCTCAACCCATTTTCTCAATATGGTCAAGTATGAAAGCAATTGTATACAAAGGGACAATTAATACTCGCGAAGaattatgccaaaaaattcaacaagcaGCTGATGAAATCAAGATTAACGTCGATatgcaatttagaataaaaagatcTTTGAGAAAAAGGTTAGTAAAGTGATTGAGGTGGAAggtggtcattttgaacagctgcttaaataaaacttatttttcatttgttaatggcttttcatttgtttaatgcggcaaaatatttatttgaaaattaataaaaccgagTTGAAATGGAacacgaattagcttatatgtaaaaatctcgtaaacgaagagagatatcggaATTGAATAAGAAAACCTTTTTTGCGCAAAAATAGACGCTCtttcaatttattgaataaaatttgaccttagttgcactcataaaaaaatatgaccaaatataccgaaacggtgggttgtaactagcgccctctagaaatttcgtaaaaattagatcaaaaccCTTATTTGacatcttacaaaacctaagtataccgattttggtgttgatgctatgaaaacacaaaaagttattaaggaattttaaaataaaattttaacttttaacaccctgtaattcTGAAACGCtcaacattgatataaggcatgttgcgtccaatcgtcatattttggtgtcccctATCATGGTTTTCGCgatgtcccattcccaatgaatcaccctgtatataaagacaatttcattttctcttGTCCCTTATAAGAGTCAATCGGCACACAGCAAccatatttgaaaatcattGCCACCGGTTCTTCAAAgagtcaaaaaaaattttttcaaaataagtaaaaacaatATAACTGACTTTCAATTATAGAATTTAGGctcatttaacaaaaaaattataaagaatcttaaaacaaataaattggCTCCGTGCTAAAGTTTACTAAAAATAGATAGCAGCCAACGTGTTAAAAGAGAACTTCTGAAGATAggtttttcgcaatattttcgtaACGGTTTGtgttaaaactataaaattcgGCATACTTTAACACGTTAACTGACAAACTTAATAtgctattaaaaaatgttgagtCCTGTGGGCCAATacatttattctttaaaaacgGGTcgatttgatatttttatggaGCCAAGACTGGACAAAATTCTAatcttttgtgttttttttgaaaaaaatccgTGTCCAAATATGGTACAGGTGGCGCCTAATTCCAATATTTGTAACAAATTATGAAACAATAGGCGATTTTCAGTAAACTACAAAGCACGACTGGGGAAATACCGGACACGACAGTCGGGGAACCTCATATCGATCGCGACTGCCAGGGAATTCCCGAAAGTAGGTCCTCCGGTAACGGGATCATTTGTTCATGTTATACAGTGGCTAATGTGATAGAAATGTAATTCGTGTTATCCGGAGGTTTACGTTATCCGATGTTCACAGCATCGAAAGTCTACTATAATAATGTCTAGCGGGAAAGAACTTCCTTCCTCCGATTTAGAACAAGAGGCACTAAGAACAGCGAAAGAATTGGATGTTCTTAGAAATATGAGTGATGACTGggcagatttttcaaattccgcTGAGAATCCCGTTTATTCCATTGGAAATGCATCACCTACAAGCGTGTCTGATGATGAGCCGCTAATAAAGAAACAGAGAAAGTCTCATTAAATAGGTatgtaattataatatattattataaaaagtattacttatataaacaaaatataattttccaaatgaaATTACTGACGACGAAAAACCTAGTACAAGTAGTTGTGGTGCAACTGCAACTAAAGTTAAGGCTCAAACCGACGATAAAAGCAGTTCGTCGAGTGACGATATCAATGGTGATCTGCCCATTACCCTTCAGTCGAACGAAAAAACCGATTGGGGACCGGTTCGTGGCAATTTTGTGAGTTTTGACCTTCCCGTAAATATTGGCATTCCTGCAGCTTTACAACCAGaaatgaaatgtaaaaatgaactgcaattttttgagttatttatATCCGATAATGTCCTGGATATGATCATAAGTGAAACTAACCTATATGCAGagtaacaaattattatgGGAATAGTTAACGAATCGCTTAGTAAAGGCTCACGCATGAACGCTTGGATAAACaccaataaaaatgaaattcggGTGTTCATATCAATTATCATTTGGATGGGACTTGAAGCGAAACCATCATTGAAAGACTACTGGCGTCGAATTTCACTCTACAGTAATGCCATTTCAAAAACAGCCCAAAATCGATTCTAGTTACTTTTATGCATGTTTCATTTAGCAAATAATGAAGAGTGCCCTCCCAATGATCGACttcacaaaatttaaagtCTTGTTGATgtattaaatacaaattttcatcaatataTAATTCCAGAGGAGCTTCTCTGCATAAACGAAACTATAATCCCgtttaaaagcaaattatcTTTGCGTCAgtacataaaaagaaaacgtCATAAGTTTGggataaaactttttaaaatttgtctaaATGGTGGCTATACATATAccagtaaaatttattgttataaagaaaaagttgATGGACGTCCTGTAGCCGAAAGAATAGTTGTGAAAATGATAAATCCCTTACTTGACAGCGGAAGAACTCTTTTTACCGACAATTGGTATAAATCAATACCTCTTGCAGAAACCCTTCAAAATAGATCAACCCACCAGGTAGGCACTTTACGCAAAAATAGAAAAGGCCTTCCAAAATCCGTGCTTGatgcaaaacttaaaaaaggaGAGATATGTGctaaacaaaaagttattgTTATGAAGTGGCACGGCAAATGTGATGTTCTGTTTTTGTCGACAAAGCATATGGATAAAATGAAAAGGGTGCCACACAGAAAAGGACCAAAAAATAAGCCTTCAACGATTATATATTACAATGATGCTAAGGCATTTGTGGATGCGTCAGACCAAATGACAGCATATTCACATTCAGTGAGAAAGAGTGTTAAATGGTACCGGAAGGTAGCAATCGAACTTATAACTGGGACCTCAATTGTCAATGCATTATTactattcaataaaattaacaacaaaacCTCGTCAATTACTGCTTTCAAAGAGAATCTCTGTATGCAGCTTCTTGCAACCAGTGAAGCAATACTCCCTACAGTTCCAATCCCAACAGGGGATGCTCATGAATTGACACAAAACATCGTAGATAATGTAGTGAAAAGAGGCAGATGTAGAAATTGCTATCAAAAACTATCAGTACATGGTCGCAATTATGCTGCTAAAAACGCAAAAAGGGTAACCTACGTTTGTAAAGGATGTGaagaaatattgtttatgtccttagattgtttttttaatctgcatttttgcaaaaaaaagtGATCCAACTATAAGTTAAAGGTTGTACTGCGTGTACAGTGTATGTTTTCACTTTGTTTTTAGTATAAAGCATTTTGTGTTCATGTTCTACTATAATATCAATAtgaataaaaccattttttttgtaaaccccatacaatatagaaaaaaacttgGATCCACAAGCCATATGAGCATAATATAGTCCTACACCAGATTGAAATATACATGTATGCGTTGAAACCAACGCTAAATGTGGCCGCGGCAGGTATATACAGTCTAGAATGCTATATAACTTGTGTccaatatatgtatgtatatgtcagagatttattacttttaagttctgtaaatgtaatattagaagagacaataagatgaagggcaggctgacagccttcttaaagaaaagcattgtcgagcgaggtcactaGTACCACGACGCACTTaggccatgtgtgctaattatttaggtgacactaaactattggttcctttgtaatagggactagcaggtacttttcccacggttctgaaggattcaccagaactgggaaagttaagacaacagggacaaagaactggcagttaatagattgacgagtagaagagcggtcgtggggtagtgaattcgctagtctgtcttttcattcttcgACTATTAAAAAGATACCTTTCctcgaaaatggaaaacgcatcaaacgGTATTCCAACATACAGGGTCCTGCAATAGTGCGTCAGGCTTCCTTAGCCTCTACaagaataaagttaacaatttttttcttttgcagaatTACACAACACATAAAGgcgtatttccagaaattattttctaatgtacagagtgaccctaaaaagtgtgacgacatacaacttcgttattttaaatagaaccttcaatttttttgccattttcggatttctcgttaaattttaaagtcagtttatgtgaggtataccatctttcaaatttaccgtttccgagttatttgtaaaaatttgaaaaatttgacaactgcAAGGTTCCACAGAAATCGGTATTGTGCGCTAACCGCTGTGAATGTCAGAATCAATTTTCTGGAGCTTAAAGAGGACCTATTAAGCTaagttttgacgtattttaatttttttttaattctctataaCCACTGAAATAGGTctccgaagttgcatgacttctaacctcaataacttgcttatatGAGCTTGcttatgcaataaaaaaacatacttagaCACGTTCAATTCGCCTGCAATTGTAAGCaggtattgtttatttatgactttttatatgataaaagTTTCAGTTGTTTAGGAGCTGTAGTTCAGTGCACAAAACGTAAATAGAGACATGGATATTTCCAAGCAATATTTGAGAATATCAATGTTGTTCTGTtttaaactgaacaaaaatgcTGCTGAAACAACAGAAATGGTTAATTCGGCTTGGGGAGATAATTCTGTTGGTGCATCAACTGTTAGGAGATGGTTTAAGAAGTTTCgtgaggaaaatttttgtcttgAGGACGATCCACGTGCGGGTGTCGAAAAAAAGATTCAAGACGAAGAACTGCAAACTTTACTGGATGAAAATCCATGccaaactgaaaaacaacttGCAGAGCAGTTAGGAGTAACTCAACAAGCAGTTTCAGTTTGATTGCATGGaatgggaaaaattcaaaaagcagaaaaatgGGTTCCTCATGAGCTAACCGAAGACAATAAAAATCGAAGAGTTGACATCTGCATGAACTTGCTTTCTCGGTATAAAAGGAAGAATTTTCTGCATAATATTATTACGGGAGATGAAAAGTGGATTTTGTATGACAATCCTAAGCGCAGAAAAACATGGGTTGACCCAGGCCAGCCAACCACATCAGTTGCAAAACCAAACTTTCATGCCAAGAAAATCTTACTGTGTGTCTGGTGGGATTGTAAAGGAGTCATTTACTATGAGCTTCTGGAACCCGGTCAAACTGTTACAGCTGACCGTTATCAGGCCCAAATGATCAAATTAAGCGATGCTCTGGAGGAAAAAAGACCATTTACGGGCCAAGGAAGTCGGAAAGTGATATTGCTGCATGATAATGCTCGTCCGCATACAGCTAAACCGACCCAGGAACTCATTTTCTCGTTAGGCTGGGAAATACTCCAGCATGCGGCGTACTCTccagacttggctccttcCGACTTCCACTTGTTCAGATCCATGCAGTCTCATTTAGCTGACCAACGATTCTTGAATGTTGaagatattcgaaaatggTTCGATAACTATTTTTCGACGAAACCACTAAGCTTTTATCACGAGGGCATCCATCGTCTACCCAGTAAATGGCAAAAGACCATAGACagttatggaaattattttgattactaatattttcaataactatgtttttaatgaagcttaatttcgccaaaaaatgctcagtttctttttgtacACCTATTACAAGTGCAATGGAGGTATATGTTGGCCAACAACCAGATGGTCCGTTTAGATCTGGCAACTCCGCTAAAGCAATAGTTGAACGGTTAACAGAGTACATAAGTGGATCTAATCGAAACGCACCACTGATAATTGGTTTACTGATATGCCGttaacaaaaagtttaaaattcaagaagCTTACCTTTATTAGAACCATAAAGAAAAACAAGCGAGAATTGCCAGCAGAGTTTAGAACAGACAAAGGAAGACGTGTTGGAAGCATTATGTTTGGTTTTGAGTCCGACTGTATAATTGTATCgtatattccaaaaaaaatagaaatgttttGCTTCTTTCGACGGTACATCGCGACGACAAAGTTTCGAGAGAAAGTGGTCTTCCAGAAATGATTGAAGCATAATATAATGACACCAAAGGAGGTGTCGATGTTATAGATAAGCTATGCAGTTTCTACAATTACCCACTCAGCACTAGGTGGCCCaatgttgtattttttaacatgatGAACGTTGCTGCTATAAACTGCCTTCGTAATATGTGCagctaataatttaaattcaaaaattacccGTAGAGACTTCTTACTTTAACTCTATGAGTTTGGTATAAGACTACATGAAAGAACGAACATCTTGGTCATCCATCcctagaattttaaaatcaagtATTAGGAAGCTTTGTGGATTACCTGAGCCAGCTTCAGATAATGCAAGAGAATCGGATGAACATGGACGTTGGTTTTACTGCGACAGAAAGAAGAATAGAAAAACGCGATACTACTGTAGgaattgcagaaaatttttatgtatagAACATGCCAACATAGTTTGTACGGAATGTTGTGAAACTCATGATATATAgacgtttattttatttttttaattttataaattcattttcagcagaattccattttatttatttataatgtatttaggatcaatttttatttgagttAATTAGTAGATTAAGAATattctggaaataaaaaatgtttttataaataaaatatttttaaaaatgcattaaaggTTATTATAGGTCCCAGaggaaatagaaattttaatttccaggaagttttttgtattatgGTCTGTGATACCGCTGCGTGTGTTCGTCGTCAAATTTTCCATGCGTGTGTTGAAaggttaataaattaaaatgggaaatttttttttctgttaataattGTAGAGTTTAGTGAGGGACGTCACATAAAGGGGGTCTCCTACGTAAATCTTGCCTTAAGTATTTTGTTTGGacaattctttatttttgaaatcaaatgaCTGattcgcaaatattttttagtaaaaaactcctcttattttatttcgttaGGATAgaccgttttccagaaaaacgaatttttataaattgatgCGCATTTACAAGGACGTCTAAATGGATCTTAAATATAGTAGGCATCcttgtaatagaaatattttttattaactagCAATTACAAGACAAATATTAGTAATGATTACTTATAGCAAATGTTGAAAACGTCGAATACAAGAGTTAAGAGTGACATCCActtactatttttattaagataaATTTCGATGTCCCTGTAATTGCGGATCGATttataaaaatccattttcctGGAAGACCTATCCTaacgagatgaaataagaggacattttttactgaaaaatatttgcgaatcagtaattttatttcaaaaataaagaattgacataaacaaaaatttaacactttcgCTGCCACTGACGCGCTAGTGTGTCTAGGTAAAACGTGCAATCTCAGGCCAGCGTATTTTGTAAGCATAGGAATTAGGTGTTGTCCCAAATATAGGCTCTCTGAAAAGGGATTGTCTTtcaatttatacagggtgtaacataagtgatgactttaattttaaggagtgattccttgtcatattttaagcaaaaatgttcatataaacataagtcCTAACGTGCATcactttcgagatacagggtgttaaagttgaaaaaataaattgcgttttctttaatagttttcgactgcttcgaaataatttcatgaaatttcgtatacaggggtttattgggataaaaaattcaaatttatagtcGATTTAGCtgtattttctagagggcgccaccAGCAACGATTTCGACCCCCTGAAAtcgttgcaacttttttgtgctaCCCTGTGTGCCATTTtggaatagaaaaatcgattctctcatcttttctgcttaaaaaaggtacactttattgaagtcgctaCGAGCAacgatttatgagaaaaatgcatttaaagttgatgatgcaTGCACATTTTCGGAGGGTCAAAATAGCTTTTCTGCCTTaccaaattaaacaataattgttacaatgcaatttttaattattaaaaatacaactttcttGTCCTTTGACTTCTTTTTGCAACTCacttaatttttgtgaaaatgaataaaaggTTTAGGACATCTAAGAAATTCTTATtggtatttttaagatttaaaatgaaaacaagttttttttgtggaataaaaaaaaatcctgtgATAAGGAAATTCCGataatttttcccattaaaattta
Proteins encoded in this window:
- the LOC136417163 gene encoding piggyBac transposable element-derived protein 4-like; translated protein: MSGIDRQDQMLLYYSSERKTIRWPKKMFIHAIGMMLFNAQHLFKKYSRQKMPLFEFRMNVIKNLVPPITNDIPLKIQGHTLVKRDLGGKKQISRKRCQSCSKNGKRTQTIYECQLCPGTPGYYLECSDIIHK